One window of Acidobacteriaceae bacterium genomic DNA carries:
- a CDS encoding ATP-binding cassette domain-containing protein has product MTTRSCMSIAPPRAWHHRLDLDCTLGSLHLDLAPLEFAAPWSILFGPSGSGKSSVLRAICGLLPHAHPTLLRSSEDHENNLTHLPPHGRSIAYAPQQPALFPHLTVRDNIAFSSSLHPPANPQLAEDALALFELHPIAHRTPARLSGGERQRVNLARAFARPNTRLMLLDEPFTGLDIKLRDQLIPRMKQFLAARSIPCISVTHDVDEALLLDAEVFRIDAGRILAFGPARIILADERARLLNALR; this is encoded by the coding sequence ATGACCACTCGCAGCTGCATGAGCATCGCTCCACCACGCGCGTGGCACCACAGGCTCGACCTCGATTGCACGCTGGGCAGCTTGCACCTCGACCTCGCGCCGCTCGAATTCGCGGCTCCGTGGAGCATCCTCTTCGGCCCTTCCGGCAGCGGCAAGAGCTCCGTTCTCCGAGCGATCTGCGGTCTGCTTCCGCACGCGCATCCGACCCTTCTCCGTTCCAGCGAAGACCACGAAAACAACCTCACTCACCTCCCGCCGCACGGTCGCTCCATCGCCTACGCCCCGCAACAACCCGCGCTCTTTCCGCACCTCACCGTGCGCGACAACATCGCCTTCAGCTCCTCGCTCCATCCACCCGCAAATCCGCAACTCGCCGAAGACGCACTCGCGCTGTTCGAGCTCCACCCCATCGCCCACCGCACCCCCGCGCGTCTCTCCGGCGGCGAGCGCCAGCGCGTCAATCTGGCCCGCGCCTTCGCCCGCCCCAACACCCGCCTCATGCTGCTCGACGAACCCTTCACCGGCCTCGACATCAAGCTGCGCGACCAGCTCATCCCGCGCATGAAGCAGTTCCTCGCCGCACGTTCGATCCCCTGCATCTCCGTCACACACGATGTGGACGAAGCCCTGCTGCTCGACGCCGAGGTCTTCCGCATCGACGCCGGCCGCATCCTTGCCTTCGGGCCGGCCCGCATAATCCTCGCCGACGAGCGCGCCCGCCTGCTCAACGCCCTTCGCTAG
- the thrC gene encoding threonine synthase produces the protein MSLSVHRLLCTGCGVRIDGAQAQSNFRCVDCGDLFEVEYAWSVGAPEADKPVYRPNPLALKHLWQERKSSTMAVDQSGVWRFRELLPIVAEDRVVTLREGDTPLYEMPRVASSLGLNWLLAKHQGMNPTGSFKDTGMTAALSVAVSRGFTWVACASTGNTSAAMAAYAARAGLKSLVLIPEGKIAWGKLSQSMDYGATTVQLKTDFDGCVKVLAEIVKRAPIYLLNSVNPYRLEGQKTPAFEILEQLEWQVPQHLIVPGGNLANSSALGKGFLEMKHLGFIKRVPKISVVQAEGANPLYRWMQRGGEGQLEPVQADTRASAIRIGNPASWKKAAKVIAATGGWVEQVSEREIALAKAEIGAEGIGCEPASAVTLAGLKKLVADGRVGQEETAVLLLTGHTLKDSEYTIKFHRGDLLTDEEMAGASAAERAGFAKLQREPLVLDADPDAVLRALEKEAGQLA, from the coding sequence ATGAGTTTATCGGTTCACAGGCTGCTGTGCACGGGATGTGGCGTGCGCATCGACGGGGCGCAGGCACAGAGCAACTTTCGCTGCGTGGATTGCGGCGACTTGTTTGAGGTGGAGTACGCGTGGAGCGTGGGGGCGCCGGAGGCGGATAAGCCGGTGTACCGGCCGAACCCGCTGGCGCTGAAGCATTTGTGGCAGGAGCGGAAGAGCTCGACGATGGCCGTGGACCAGAGCGGCGTGTGGCGCTTCCGGGAGCTGCTGCCGATTGTCGCCGAGGATCGGGTGGTGACGCTTCGCGAGGGCGATACGCCGTTGTATGAGATGCCTCGTGTGGCGAGCTCGCTGGGACTGAACTGGCTGCTGGCCAAGCATCAGGGAATGAACCCCACGGGCAGCTTCAAGGACACCGGGATGACGGCGGCGCTGAGTGTGGCTGTGTCGCGCGGGTTCACGTGGGTGGCGTGCGCGTCGACGGGAAACACCAGCGCGGCGATGGCGGCTTATGCGGCGCGCGCGGGTCTCAAGAGCCTGGTGCTGATTCCTGAGGGCAAGATTGCCTGGGGGAAGCTGTCGCAGTCGATGGATTATGGCGCGACGACCGTGCAGTTGAAGACGGATTTTGATGGCTGCGTGAAGGTGCTGGCGGAGATTGTGAAGCGCGCGCCGATCTATCTGCTGAACTCGGTGAATCCGTACAGGCTGGAGGGGCAGAAGACGCCGGCGTTCGAGATTCTGGAGCAGTTGGAGTGGCAGGTGCCTCAGCATCTGATTGTGCCGGGCGGGAACCTGGCGAACAGCTCGGCGCTGGGCAAGGGATTTCTGGAGATGAAGCACCTGGGCTTCATCAAGCGGGTGCCGAAGATCAGTGTTGTCCAAGCGGAGGGCGCGAATCCGTTGTACCGCTGGATGCAGCGCGGCGGAGAGGGACAGCTTGAGCCGGTGCAGGCAGACACGCGGGCGAGTGCGATTCGCATTGGCAACCCGGCGAGCTGGAAGAAGGCGGCAAAGGTGATTGCCGCGACCGGTGGATGGGTGGAGCAAGTGAGCGAGCGCGAGATTGCGCTGGCGAAGGCGGAAATCGGGGCCGAGGGCATTGGCTGCGAGCCGGCCTCAGCGGTTACGCTGGCCGGCTTGAAGAAGCTGGTGGCCGATGGGAGAGTGGGGCAGGAAGAGACTGCTGTGTTGCTGCTGACGGGACACACGTTGAAGGATTCGGAGTACACGATCAAGTTCCATCGCGGCGATCTGCTGACGGATGAGGAGATGGCGGGAGCGTCGGCGGCGGAGCGAGCTGGCTTTGCGAAGCTGCAGCGGGAGCCGCTGGTGCTGGATGCCGACCCGGATGCTGTGCTGCGGGCACTTGAGAAAGAAGCGGGGCAGTTGGCTTGA
- the modB gene encoding molybdate ABC transporter permease subunit: MDLAALGLTLRLATVTTLCLLILGTPLALWISSCRTISRRIVQAAVALPLVLPPTVLGFYLLVWLGPARAPGRALIHLLGHPLAFTFSGLVVGSVLYSLPFAVQPLVLAFSHVDRNLTDVASTLGASPLTVFRRVILPLSRTGFLTAAVLTFAHTVGEFGVVLMLGGDIPGLTRTLSISIFDQVQELNYAAADRTALALVAISFLALLLVYVRSSNPQAIEA, from the coding sequence ATGGACCTCGCCGCGCTCGGCCTCACCCTCCGTCTCGCGACCGTCACCACGCTTTGTCTCCTGATCCTCGGCACGCCCCTCGCACTTTGGATCTCGTCATGCCGCACGATTTCCCGCCGCATCGTTCAAGCCGCCGTCGCGCTCCCGCTCGTCCTCCCGCCCACTGTCCTTGGCTTCTATCTTCTCGTCTGGCTTGGCCCCGCCAGAGCCCCCGGCCGAGCACTCATTCACCTGCTCGGCCACCCGCTCGCCTTCACCTTCAGCGGACTCGTCGTCGGCTCCGTCCTCTATAGCCTTCCTTTCGCCGTACAGCCGCTCGTCCTCGCCTTCTCGCACGTCGACCGCAACCTCACCGACGTCGCCTCCACGCTTGGCGCCTCGCCCCTCACCGTCTTTCGCCGCGTGATCCTCCCTCTTTCGCGCACCGGCTTCCTCACCGCCGCCGTCCTCACCTTCGCCCACACCGTCGGCGAGTTCGGCGTCGTCCTCATGCTCGGCGGCGACATCCCCGGCCTCACCCGCACGCTCTCCATCTCCATCTTCGACCAGGTCCAGGAGCTCAACTACGCCGCCGCCGATCGCACCGCTCTAGCGCTCGTCGCAATCTCATTCCTCGCCCTCCTGCTCGTCTACGTGCGCAGCTCCAACCCGCAGGCCATCGAAGCATGA
- the modA gene encoding molybdate ABC transporter substrate-binding protein, with protein sequence MLRALFAVIAFAVFGPTLYAQKQLQLACAADLQPVMPALAARYEHATGVHLVTAFGSSATLAQQLANGAPQDVFLSADTAHAQQLVDSGIALGPPTPYAHGVLVLWARTDSPLQPISLNTLKDHRLTRLAIANPTHAPYGLAAQQALQHLGLYAQLQPKLAIAENIAQTAQFAESGNAQAALISLTIGSSDHFHRLGTFVRVPPDAYAPIQQSGVILKSSKQQELARQFLDWLTSSATQQQLKSFGLDPVR encoded by the coding sequence ATGCTTCGGGCTCTCTTCGCCGTTATCGCTTTCGCCGTTTTTGGCCCAACGCTCTACGCACAAAAGCAGCTCCAGCTCGCATGCGCCGCTGACCTCCAGCCGGTTATGCCCGCACTCGCCGCGCGCTACGAACACGCCACCGGCGTCCACCTCGTGACGGCCTTTGGCTCCTCCGCCACACTCGCCCAGCAGCTTGCCAACGGCGCGCCGCAGGACGTCTTCCTCTCCGCCGACACCGCCCACGCGCAGCAACTCGTCGACTCCGGCATCGCCCTCGGGCCGCCAACACCTTACGCGCACGGCGTCCTCGTCCTCTGGGCGCGGACCGACTCTCCCCTTCAACCCATCTCGCTGAACACACTCAAAGACCACCGCCTCACCCGCTTGGCTATCGCCAACCCCACACACGCACCCTACGGTCTCGCCGCGCAGCAAGCCCTTCAGCACCTCGGCCTCTACGCGCAACTTCAACCCAAACTCGCCATCGCCGAAAACATCGCCCAGACCGCGCAGTTCGCCGAATCCGGCAACGCCCAGGCCGCCCTCATCTCGCTCACCATCGGATCGAGCGATCACTTCCACCGGCTCGGCACCTTCGTTCGCGTTCCCCCGGACGCCTACGCGCCCATCCAGCAATCCGGCGTCATCCTCAAATCCAGCAAGCAGCAGGAACTCGCGCGCCAATTTCTCGACTGGCTCACCAGCTCGGCCACCCAGCAGCAACTCAAATCCTTCGGCCTCGATCCCGTGAGGTAG
- the thrB gene encoding homoserine kinase — MLLRLPATSANLGPGFDAVGLALSMWLTVEAHIAPTWQLEATGRNADVVGVVADNLMLDVFRSVMDETGVEAPCLRLRIHNEIPLGMGCGSSAAAICAGVALAAHFGALGWTDAEILREAAEREGHPDNVAACWYGGFTASAITEKNGLTAATFSGDPAWQMILAMPGEGLATKKARAMLPDTYSREDAVFNVQRSALLTAAFAQGRLDLLRVAMEDRIHQPYRMKACGLLEKLLPLAQEREIAGVALSGAGPSVLVVLAAETTLLEAETRLRQVVGEAVELVPVRIAGGVEREVL, encoded by the coding sequence ATGCTGCTGCGGCTGCCGGCGACTTCGGCGAATTTGGGACCGGGGTTCGATGCGGTGGGGCTGGCGCTATCGATGTGGCTGACGGTGGAAGCGCATATCGCGCCCACGTGGCAGCTTGAGGCTACAGGGAGAAATGCGGATGTTGTTGGCGTGGTTGCCGATAACTTGATGTTGGATGTATTTCGCAGCGTGATGGATGAGACCGGGGTCGAAGCGCCTTGTCTGCGGCTGAGAATTCATAACGAGATTCCGCTGGGGATGGGCTGTGGATCGAGCGCGGCCGCGATCTGTGCGGGGGTGGCGCTGGCTGCGCACTTCGGTGCGCTTGGGTGGACCGACGCCGAGATTTTGCGCGAGGCGGCGGAGCGCGAGGGGCATCCGGATAATGTAGCGGCGTGCTGGTACGGCGGATTTACGGCGTCGGCCATAACGGAGAAAAACGGGCTGACCGCGGCCACGTTTTCCGGCGATCCGGCATGGCAGATGATTCTCGCAATGCCCGGCGAAGGCTTGGCGACGAAGAAGGCCCGCGCAATGTTGCCCGACACCTATTCGCGGGAGGACGCGGTTTTTAATGTGCAGCGGTCGGCGCTGCTGACGGCAGCCTTTGCGCAGGGGAGGCTGGACCTCCTCCGCGTGGCGATGGAGGACAGAATCCATCAGCCGTACCGGATGAAGGCATGTGGCCTGCTGGAGAAGCTTTTACCCTTGGCGCAAGAACGCGAGATTGCAGGTGTGGCGCTCAGCGGAGCGGGGCCGTCGGTGCTGGTGGTTTTGGCGGCTGAGACGACGCTGCTGGAGGCAGAGACGCGTCTGCGGCAGGTGGTCGGCGAGGCGGTGGAACTGGTGCCCGTGAGGATTGCTGGCGGGGTCGAGCGCGAGGTGCTCTAA
- the queE gene encoding 7-carboxy-7-deazaguanine synthase: MAYAVKEIFYTLQGEGMNAGRAAVFCRFSGCNLWSGREQDREQAVCQFCDTDFFGTDGDGGGKFASAEELANAVAEKWPKNAGGQRFVVCTGGEPLLQLDAALIAALHERGFWIAVETNGTIAVPEGVDWVCVSPKANARLVVTRGDELKVVYPQETDPNEYLKLGFKHFFIQPMDGPDSKASLAAAIDFCQQNPVWRLSLQTHKMIGIR; the protein is encoded by the coding sequence ATGGCATACGCGGTGAAAGAGATTTTTTACACGTTGCAGGGCGAGGGCATGAATGCCGGGCGCGCAGCGGTTTTTTGCCGATTCAGCGGATGCAATTTATGGAGCGGACGCGAGCAGGATCGTGAGCAGGCAGTGTGTCAGTTTTGCGATACGGATTTTTTCGGCACGGATGGCGATGGCGGAGGGAAGTTCGCGTCAGCGGAAGAGCTGGCGAATGCAGTTGCGGAGAAGTGGCCGAAGAATGCCGGTGGGCAGAGATTCGTAGTGTGCACCGGCGGCGAGCCGCTGCTGCAGCTGGATGCGGCGCTGATTGCGGCGCTGCATGAGCGCGGGTTCTGGATTGCGGTAGAGACGAATGGGACGATTGCTGTGCCGGAGGGTGTGGACTGGGTGTGTGTGAGTCCGAAGGCAAATGCAAGGCTGGTGGTGACGCGTGGGGATGAGCTGAAGGTCGTGTATCCGCAGGAGACGGATCCGAATGAGTATTTGAAGCTCGGGTTCAAGCACTTCTTTATTCAGCCGATGGATGGGCCGGACAGCAAGGCATCGCTCGCGGCGGCGATTGATTTCTGCCAGCAGAATCCAGTCTGGCGGCTGAGTCTGCAGACGCACAAGATGATCGGAATTCGGTAG
- the queD gene encoding 6-carboxytetrahydropterin synthase QueD, translating to MEIFKEFRFEAAHRLPNVPAGHKCARLHGHSFHVEIHVRGDLDETLGWICDFADLNSAFRPLYDQLDHNYLNDIPGLENPTSEVLARWIWQRLEPTLPNLSRIVVRETCTSGAIYNGPNR from the coding sequence ATGGAAATTTTCAAAGAATTTCGCTTCGAAGCCGCGCACCGCCTGCCGAACGTCCCCGCCGGCCACAAATGCGCGCGCCTGCACGGCCATTCCTTTCACGTCGAGATCCACGTCCGCGGCGACCTCGACGAAACCCTCGGCTGGATTTGCGACTTCGCCGACCTTAACAGCGCCTTTCGTCCTCTCTACGACCAGCTCGATCACAACTATCTCAACGACATCCCCGGCCTCGAAAATCCCACCAGCGAAGTCCTCGCACGCTGGATCTGGCAGCGCCTCGAACCCACCCTCCCCAACCTCAGCCGCATCGTCGTCCGGGAAACCTGCACCAGCGGCGCTATCTACAACGGCCCAAACCGCTGA
- the trxA gene encoding thioredoxin, protein MAGQFVTEVNDADFEKQVLQSETPVLVDFWAAWCGPCRALAPVVDAVAEEYNGKLKVMKMDVDRNNMTPGRYGIRGIPALLLFKGGKVSEQIVGYVPKEHIDQTLKRVLDVKTAGQPVSESAS, encoded by the coding sequence ATGGCAGGACAGTTTGTAACCGAGGTAAACGACGCCGATTTTGAGAAGCAGGTGCTTCAGTCGGAGACACCGGTATTGGTGGATTTCTGGGCGGCGTGGTGTGGCCCCTGCCGGGCGCTGGCCCCAGTTGTTGATGCGGTCGCCGAGGAATACAACGGCAAGCTGAAGGTGATGAAGATGGACGTCGACCGGAACAATATGACGCCGGGACGATATGGCATCCGCGGTATTCCGGCACTGCTGCTGTTCAAGGGCGGAAAGGTGTCCGAGCAGATTGTCGGTTATGTGCCCAAGGAGCACATCGACCAGACGCTGAAGCGCGTGCTGGATGTCAAGACAGCGGGTCAGCCAGTTAGCGAGTCGGCAAGCTAG
- the queC gene encoding 7-cyano-7-deazaguanine synthase QueC codes for MGRSGQQKAVVLLSGGLDSTTVVAIAKAEGFSVYALSFDYGQTHKAELRAAARVAAAAGVARHIVLKVDLSAFDGSALTGDAEIPKHRSVEEMGQGIPVTYVPARNTVFLSLALAWAESLAATDIFIGVNALDYSGYPDCRPEFIRAFEAMANLGTKIGSEGKRVEIHTPLIAMTKAEIVHKGLELGVDYAMTVTCYDASDEGEACGACDACLLRLKGFAENAASDPVRYRKS; via the coding sequence ATGGGCAGAAGCGGCCAACAGAAAGCAGTTGTGTTGTTGAGCGGAGGACTGGACTCGACGACGGTTGTGGCGATTGCGAAGGCGGAGGGGTTCAGTGTTTATGCGCTGAGCTTTGATTACGGACAGACGCATAAGGCGGAGCTGCGGGCGGCGGCGCGGGTGGCCGCGGCGGCCGGGGTGGCGCGGCACATTGTGCTGAAGGTGGATCTGAGTGCGTTTGACGGGTCGGCGCTGACGGGCGATGCGGAGATTCCGAAGCATCGGTCGGTGGAGGAGATGGGCCAGGGGATTCCGGTGACGTATGTGCCGGCGAGGAACACGGTGTTTCTTTCGCTGGCGCTGGCGTGGGCGGAGAGCCTGGCGGCGACGGATATTTTTATCGGCGTGAATGCGCTGGATTACAGCGGGTATCCGGACTGCCGGCCGGAGTTTATTCGGGCGTTTGAGGCGATGGCGAACCTGGGGACGAAGATTGGCAGCGAGGGGAAGCGGGTTGAGATTCATACGCCGCTGATTGCGATGACGAAGGCGGAGATTGTGCACAAGGGGTTGGAGCTCGGCGTGGACTATGCGATGACGGTGACGTGCTATGACGCGTCAGATGAAGGGGAAGCGTGCGGCGCGTGCGATGCATGTCTGCTGCGGCTGAAGGGGTTTGCGGAGAATGCCGCGAGTGACCCGGTTAGGTATCGGAAGAGCTGA